In Candidatus Epulonipiscium viviparus, one DNA window encodes the following:
- a CDS encoding aminotransferase class I/II-fold pyridoxal phosphate-dependent enzyme yields the protein MNIADKIATRVATMPPSGIRKFFDVVTEMGNAISLGVGEPDFDTPWHIREEAIYSLEQGKTVYSANAGMLPLRQEISKYMKRKFDLSYNEADQILVTVGGSEGIDVALRTLLNGGEEVLIPEPSFVAYMPCTVFAGGVPVPIATKAKNEFKLTAQELEEAITEKSKILIFPYPNNPTGAIMEEDELQAIAKIVKKHDLIVLSDEIYAELTYGTRHVSIASVEGMYERTVILSGLSKAYAMTGWRIGYALGPAAVIGAMTKMHQYVLMCAPTTSQYAAMAALKDGDEDIEHMKESYDVRRKLMIEGFRKMGLSCFEPKGAFYVFPSIKETGMNSLEFCEKLLQEEKVAVVPGDAFGKSGDGYIRCSYAYSVAELKEALIRIEKFVKKFI from the coding sequence ATGAATATAGCAGATAAAATAGCAACTAGAGTAGCAACAATGCCTCCTTCTGGGATACGAAAATTTTTTGATGTTGTAACAGAAATGGGAAATGCAATTTCGTTGGGGGTTGGAGAGCCAGACTTTGATACCCCATGGCATATTAGAGAAGAAGCAATATATTCTTTAGAACAGGGTAAAACTGTGTATTCTGCAAATGCTGGAATGTTGCCTTTACGACAAGAAATTAGCAAATATATGAAACGTAAATTTGATTTATCTTATAATGAAGCTGATCAAATTCTTGTTACAGTTGGAGGTAGCGAAGGAATTGACGTTGCGCTAAGAACGTTACTAAATGGTGGAGAAGAAGTTTTGATTCCAGAACCATCATTTGTTGCGTATATGCCATGTACAGTATTCGCTGGAGGAGTGCCTGTCCCTATTGCTACAAAAGCAAAAAATGAATTTAAACTGACGGCACAAGAATTAGAAGAGGCTATAACTGAAAAATCTAAAATCTTAATTTTTCCATATCCTAATAATCCTACAGGTGCTATTATGGAAGAAGATGAGTTGCAGGCTATTGCAAAGATCGTTAAGAAACATGATTTAATTGTACTTTCAGATGAAATCTATGCAGAACTCACTTATGGAACACGCCATGTTTCGATTGCTAGTGTAGAAGGAATGTATGAACGAACAGTTATACTGAGTGGACTTTCGAAAGCATATGCAATGACAGGATGGAGAATAGGATATGCTTTAGGACCAGCTGCTGTTATTGGAGCCATGACAAAGATGCATCAATATGTTTTGATGTGTGCACCAACAACGAGCCAATATGCGGCAATGGCGGCTTTAAAAGATGGCGATGAAGATATTGAGCATATGAAGGAGTCATATGATGTTCGGAGAAAGTTAATGATAGAGGGATTTAGAAAGATGGGACTTTCTTGCTTTGAACCCAAAGGAGCTTTTTATGTATTTCCTTCGATTAAAGAAACAGGAATGAATAGTTTGGAATTTTGTGAAAAATTGCTTCAAGAAGAAAAAGTGGCAGTAGTACCTGGAGATGCATTTGGAAAATCAGGTGATGGTTATATTAGATGTTCGTATGCGTATTCGGTAGCTGAGCTTAAAGAAGCTTTAATAAGAATTGAGAAATTTGTCAAAAAATTTATATAA
- a CDS encoding Lrp/AsnC family transcriptional regulator, whose product MKTRILKLLEENCKYSPQDLAVMLNSTVEVIEKLTAELEEDKIICGYKMLINWDKVSEIDNVTALIEVKVAPSRGEGFDKIAKRIYMFKEVEALYLMSGGFDLTVIVKGKSLKEVAMFVSKKLSALDEVLSTGTHFVLKRYKDHGVIFEQHKKDERMVVSP is encoded by the coding sequence ATGAAGACTAGAATTTTGAAGTTGCTAGAAGAAAACTGTAAATATTCTCCACAAGATTTGGCAGTAATGTTAAACTCTACCGTCGAAGTTATCGAAAAATTGACTGCAGAGCTTGAGGAGGACAAAATTATTTGCGGCTATAAAATGCTTATAAATTGGGACAAAGTATCGGAGATTGATAATGTAACTGCTCTTATAGAAGTAAAAGTGGCTCCAAGTCGAGGCGAAGGCTTTGATAAAATTGCTAAACGAATTTATATGTTTAAGGAAGTAGAAGCTTTGTATCTTATGTCGGGTGGATTTGATTTAACTGTAATTGTTAAAGGTAAGAGTTTAAAAGAAGTTGCTATGTTTGTGAGTAAAAAATTATCTGCTCTGGACGAAGTTTTAAGTACTGGCACGCATTTTGTATTAAAGAGATATAAAGATCATGGCGTTATTTTTGAACAACACAAAAAAGATGAACGAATGGTGGTGTCTCCATGA
- the eno gene encoding phosphopyruvate hydratase produces MKGFLEISDVFAREVLDSRANPTVEVEVVVSNGTQDYIGRAIVPSGASTGEREALELRDGDSSRYLGKGVQKAVANVNEIIADEIIGLNVLDQAAIDKKMIKLDGTDDKSKLGANAILGVSMAVARAAAEALSMPLYQYLGGFNAKVLPVPMMNILNGGEHADNTVDLQEFMIMPVGASCFKEALRMCAEVYHVLKKVLQSKGLSTGVGDEGGFAPDLATSEEVLELIVEAVNKAGYIAGEDIKIAMDAAASELYNDSDGKYYFKGESKMKGEEVVRTSDELVDYYENLVNKFPIISIEDGVGEKDWDGWKKLTDRIGDRVQLVGDDLFVTNTSILKEGIKKSIGNSILIKVNQIGTLTETFEAIEMANRAGYTAVVSHRSGESEDTTIADIVVASNAGQIKTGAPCRSDRTAKYNQLLRIEEELGDVAEYHGLCSFFNLNK; encoded by the coding sequence ATGAAAGGTTTTTTAGAGATTTCAGACGTATTTGCAAGAGAGGTACTAGATTCTAGAGCAAATCCTACTGTAGAAGTAGAAGTTGTTGTTAGTAATGGTACACAAGATTATATTGGTCGTGCAATAGTTCCTTCTGGAGCATCAACTGGTGAACGTGAGGCACTTGAGCTTCGTGATGGAGATTCTAGTCGTTATCTTGGAAAAGGCGTTCAAAAAGCCGTTGCGAATGTTAATGAAATCATTGCGGACGAAATTATTGGTTTGAATGTTTTAGATCAAGCTGCTATTGATAAAAAAATGATTAAACTTGATGGAACTGATGACAAATCTAAACTCGGTGCAAATGCAATATTAGGAGTTTCTATGGCTGTGGCTCGTGCTGCTGCTGAAGCGCTTAGTATGCCATTATATCAATATCTTGGTGGTTTTAATGCGAAAGTTCTTCCAGTTCCAATGATGAATATTTTAAATGGTGGAGAACATGCAGATAACACTGTTGACTTACAAGAATTTATGATTATGCCTGTTGGGGCTAGTTGCTTTAAAGAAGCACTTAGAATGTGTGCTGAGGTTTATCATGTTCTTAAAAAAGTTCTTCAAAGTAAAGGTCTTTCAACTGGTGTAGGCGATGAAGGTGGATTTGCTCCTGACCTTGCAACTTCTGAAGAAGTACTTGAACTTATTGTAGAAGCTGTTAATAAAGCTGGCTATATAGCTGGTGAAGATATTAAGATTGCAATGGACGCGGCGGCTTCTGAGCTTTACAATGATTCAGATGGTAAGTATTACTTTAAAGGTGAAAGTAAAATGAAGGGCGAAGAAGTGGTTAGAACTTCTGATGAACTTGTAGATTATTATGAAAACCTTGTAAATAAATTCCCGATTATTTCTATCGAAGACGGTGTTGGCGAAAAAGACTGGGATGGTTGGAAAAAACTTACTGACAGAATTGGTGATCGTGTTCAACTTGTTGGGGATGATTTGTTCGTTACAAATACAAGCATCTTAAAAGAAGGAATTAAGAAAAGTATTGGTAATTCAATCTTAATTAAAGTTAATCAAATCGGTACTTTAACAGAAACTTTCGAAGCAATTGAAATGGCAAATAGAGCAGGATATACTGCTGTTGTTTCTCATAGATCAGGTGAATCGGAAGATACAACTATTGCAGATATTGTTGTTGCATCTAACGCTGGGCAAATTAAGACTGGAGCTCCTTGTCGTTCAGATAGAACTGCTAAATATAACCAACTTCTTAGAATTGAAGAAGAGCTTGGTGATGTTGCCGAATATCACGGTCTTTGCTCATTCTTTAATCTTAATAAGTAA